In the Corynebacterium jeikeium genome, TGTTCGCCGCGGGCGTGGTGGCCATCATTTCGTGGCAGGCGCAAATGGGCCGTCCGATGTGGGCTTTTTACGTTGGCCTGGTTGTTTCCGGTGCACTGGCCGTCTGGGCGCTGATCTATTTCTCCCGCACGAAGGTGGAGGTCACGGAGGATAACTCCGGCGAGCGTTGGCTGTACGTCGGCCCAGCTAAGTTACCCGCCAGCGTGGTCAGCCGCAGCCTAGTGATTCCCCCTACCGCCAAGCGCGCTGCCATGGGCCGCCAGCTGGATCCGGCCGCCTATGTCGTTCACAAGAACTGGATTCCGACGATGGCGATGCTCGTCCTCGACGATCCGGACGACCCAACCCCTTATTGGCTGATTTCCACCAAGGAGCCGCAAGAGGTTCTGGAAAAACTCGGTCGCCCGATCTACTAAAGCGGACAGCTTAGGCACAGTCCTTGCAGATGTACTCGCCGTCGGCGACGGTCTCCGCGATACAGCTGCGGTGCTGGACCAGGAAACAAACGCTGCAGGTAAATTCATCACTCTGGCGCGGGATCACTGAACCCGACAGCTCTTCACCGGAAAGATCCGCCATCGGCACGTCGAACGGCTCGACGATCTCTCCGTCATCCGTATCGGAAACAGAAGGCTCGGCCTTCTCTGCAGCCTTCAGCCCCTCCAGAGAGTCGGTCTCGATGTCATCTTCGGAACGTCGGCGGGGTGCGTCGTAGTCAGTGGCCATGTGGGGTCCTTACTTACGTCGGTTGTGTCGTTGTAATGGCAGGCAAAACAACCAGCGGAACTGGCTAAAAAATGCCTCAATTCGTCTCACTGTTCGCGGATCGTAGAGCACATGCCCGCCACTTGTCACCTTCACGCGCGCACTAGGGTCCGATTGGGGTAGGAAGCTTCCCCCCGCTGCTAGTCCACCAGGAGCTCAGCCAGCTCCCTAGCCACCCCCGGTCTAACTGCCAGTACAAGCGCCTTGGCTTCCTTCGTCACGTCGTAATCGGGGGCTACGCTGATGGCTCCGGCCCGCGCTGCAATCAGGCACCCGGCGGCGTGATCCCACGGCCCCAAACCATGTTCGAAATAGGCATCTACTTCCCCGCTGGCTACGCGGCACAAATCCAACGCCGCCGAACCAATCCTTCGAATGTCTCGAACCTTCGGCAACAATCGGGTCAACAGCTCCGCTTGGCGGCGGCGATCCTTCGCCAGATATGAAAACCCCGTCGCAATGAGAGCCTTGCCAAGCGCCTTGTCAGATTCATTGCCGGGTGCTTTACCGGCCTCTGTCTCCTCTTCCGCCGGTTCCACACGCAGGAGATCGGCTCCGGCACCATCGGACTTCAAACGGCGCGCCGGCCCGCCTGCGTGTGCCACATAGGCTTCCCGAGCTGTCACGTCGACCACCACACCCGCTACCGGCTGCCCATCTACCACTGCGGCGATACTCACGGCATAGGCCGGAATTCCGTACAGGAAGTTCACCGTGCCATCAATCGGGTCGACAATCCATAAGACCTCCCCCGGAGCACTGTGTTCACTGCTCAATCCGCCTTCCTCGCCAAGCACTCGAGAGCCCGGCACTCGCTGTAACAGCTGCTCCACAATGAGTTTCTCGCTGGCCTGGTCCACCTCCGTCACCGGATCCACCTCGGAGGTTTTCGTCCCCACCACGCCTACGTGCCCGTGCTCGTCGGCCAGTTCGCCACGGCGGCGTCGTATTAGGGCGGCCGCCCCAAGCGCTACCTCTAGGGCTATTTCCTCTAGAACGGCAGGGCTAGAGCTTTCTATTGTTGGGGACGCCCCATCCTCCCTCTCCGTCGACGCTTCGTCGAACACCCGCAGTAGCGCCTGCTCGGACCGTGCTCTCTGGAGAATCTTTGATACCTCACGCGCCTGCGTGGTCAATTCTGCTGAACCCTTGGTTTCCATGGCTTCCACCTTGCCATTCTTCAGGCCAATCTTCTGGCTACCCTGCGCACCTATCATCGACTCCCTTCTCCCCGCCAATAACAGCTAAGCCTGGCGTCGAGCGCAGCTCGATATCTTCAAGGTAGGGTTATGAGCATGACTGAGGACAAGGCAGAACAGAACCTGAGTTTCGGCGTAGACATCGGTGGATCCGGTGTGAAAGGCGCCGTTGTAGACCTCAACACCGGCGAGCTGGTCACCGAGCGTTTTAAGATCCTCACCCCGAAGCCCTCCACCCCCGACGCAGTGGCGGACGTCGTGCGCAAGCTGATGGACATGGCCGAATGGGATGGCCCGGTGGGTGTAACGGTGCCCGCCGTAGTCAAGGACCAGAAGGCTCGCTCCGCGGCGAACATCGACAAGTCGTGGATCGATACCGATATGCAGGAGCTGTTCAAGCGCCACCTCGGCGAGCGGGAGATCGCTGTTCTTAATGACGCTGACGCAGCCGGACTGGCCGAGGTCAAGTACGGCGAGGAAAGCGCGAAGGAGGGCGCGGTGCTGATGCTCACTTTCGGAACCGGCATCGGCTCGGCCATGCTGTGTGATGGAAACCTATTCCCCAACTCCGAGCTGGGCCATCTGCCCCACGATAAGAATGGTGACGTCGAATGGTATGCCAGCTCCGCGGCGAAGGATCGCGAGGAGTTGTCCTATAAGAAGTGGGCCGCGCGCGTGGACGAGGTTCTGCACGCCTACAGCGCTCTGTTCAGCCCGAAGACGTTTATCGTCGGCGGCGGTATTTCTCGCAAGGCCGACAAGTGGGTTCCGCTGCTGACTGTCGAAGAGGAAGTTATCCCGGCGAAGCTGCGCAATCAGGCGGGCATTATCGGCGCTGCAATGGCCGTACAAGATGGCATCAAGCCCTAGTACAAGCTCTAGCGTCCGCTAGTGTCCGATAGAAGGTGGCCGCTTCATACTCGGGATGGTTTCAACGCCATGCTAATTTTTGAGTTATAATGGGCGGTCGATTAGCACAGCAGGGGTTTCGACGAACCTCCTAGACCAACGGTTGTGGGTAAACCGCAACCCGGTGCGCCCTAATTCCCCCAAGGAATGTGGCCCGATAAGGCGGCCATCCTAGTGCACCATGTAATACGAGTGAAAGGGCTTCCGTGGCAGCAAACGACTCGACCACCAGCAGCGAAGACAGCACCGAGGGTGTTGTACGCAAGGTTGCAAAGAAGACGGCAGCGAAGAAGACTGCCCGAAAGGTGGCGAAGAAGTCGACGGTTGCCAAGAAGACCACCGTCCGAAGCACTGCAGCGAAGGCTGCTGAAACTGCTGCCGAGCCGGAAGAGCAGGCGTCCACCCCTGTGAAGAAGGCGGCGAAGAAGACCGCAAAGAAGGCAGCCAAGAAGACCGCGCGCAAGGCGGCGAAGAAGACTGCCAAAAAGGCAGCTAAGAAAACTGCGAAGAAGACCACACGCAAGGTCGCCAAGAAGACGGCAAAGAAGACCACTGCGAAGCGTGGCACCAAGGCAGCAAAGGCAGCCGAGGACGTCCTCGAGGAGGACGCAGCTGCAACCAGCACCGATGCACTATCGGCTAAGCAGGATGCGCCGGATAATCCGACTGAGCGCGACGAGTTCGACGATGATGCGGACGCTCCGGATGACCTCGATGCACTCGAGGATATGGACGAGGATGACGATCTCGATGGTTTGGATGACCTCGATGACCTCGAAGACGATGACGACGACATTGAAGACGATGACCTCGAGGACGATGAGGACGAGGACGACGACGCAGAGGACGAGGACGAGGAGACCGATAAAAACGACGGCAGCTTTGTCTGGGACGAAGATGAATCCGCTGCACTGCGCCAGGCGCGTAAGGATGCAGAGCTCACCGCATCCGCAGACTCCGTACGCGCCTATCTAAAGCAGATCGGTAAGGTCGCCCTGCTGAATGCTGAGCAGGAGGTCTCGCTGGCCAAGCGCATCGAGGCCGGCTTGTACGCCGCTTATCGCCTGCAGGAGATCAAGGAATCTGGCGAGAAGCTCTCCCCGATGCACCGCCGCGACCTCCGCGAAATTGACCGCGACGGGCGCCGTGCGAAGAACCACCTGTTGGAGGCCAACCTCCGCCTCGTTGTGTCGCTAGCCAAGCGCTACACCGGTCGCGGCATGGCGTTCCTGGATCTGATCCAGGAAGGTAACCTCGGCCTGATCCGCGCAGTCGAAAAGTTCGACTATGTGAAGGGCTACAAGTTCTCCACCTACGCCACCTGGTGGATCCGCCAGGCTATCACCCGCGCCATGGCGGACCAGGCCCGCACCATCCGCATCCCGGTGCACATGGTCGAGGTCATCAACAAGCTGGGCCGCATTCAGCGCGAGCTGCTGCAGGATCTGGGCCGCGAGCCCACTCCGGAGGAGCTGGCGCGCGAGATGGACATCACCGTGGACAAGGTGCTGGAGATCCAGCAGTACGCCCGCGAGCCGATTTCTTTGGATCAGACCATCGGCGACGAGGGCGACTCCCAGCTGGGCGACTTCATCGAGGACTCGGAGGCCGTCGTGGCCGTCGACGCGGTCTCGTTCACCCTGCTGCAGGATCAGCTGCAGGATGTGCTGCACACCCTGTCCGAGCGAGAGGCCGGTGTGGTGAAGCTGCGCTTCGGCCTCACCGACGGAATGCCGCGCACTTTAGACGAGATCGGCCAGGTGTACGGGGTTACCCGCGAGCGCATTCGCCAGATCGAGTCGAAGACGATGTCCAAGCTGCGCCACCCGTCGCGCTCTCAGGTGCTGCGCGACTACCTCGACTAGCCCAGAATCAGTTCCGGCCTAGTTCTGGTTGTTCTTCACACAGTCGGAGAACTCCGTGCCACGTAGGTCTTCGCAACCTTCCATGCTCTTCATAGCCACCTGGGTGAAGAAGATTGCAATGGCCATCGCCAATACGCCCAGCACCAGGCCGATAATCGCGTAGCTACGCTGCGTCCCCCTACGGTTCGCTATCACCACCGTTGCAATTCCAACCAGGATCGCCACCGCGGCCACCACGATGCCGATAAGGGGGAACATCGCCGCCGGGATGGACAGGATGCCGACGATCAAGGCGGCCAGACTCAGCCCGCTGACCTTACGCGGCGCGATTTTCTGGAGTTCGTCCTCCTGAGCGTTGGACTTATCCAGATCGATGTAATCTTCTCGAGCCACCGTGCCGTTTCCTTCCCTTTGGTGTCGCTTGCTAAAAACGGATCCGACGATACGCCGCCGTTGCTTGACGCGGTGTATCTTACCCCACTTCTCCGGCGTCCCCGGTATCCGTTTTCACCAATCTCTTAGGTAAGCAATGCGGTCGCGCAGCTGCTGTGCGGTGCACAGTGCTGTGGACGGCCCACCGCAGTTTCTCCGTGCATCGTTGTGAATCTGCCCGTGCGGCTTACCGGTACGAGCGGACTTCATAGATACCAGCGCATTCAATTCCTTGCGCAAAGCCGGGAGTTCCTCGCTAGCCACGCGCTTATTGCGCAAGTCCGCTCCGCTGCCTTCGGGAGCCGGCTTCTGCTGTTCTTGTTTCCGACGCTGCTCCTCTTCCTTCGCCCGCGCGTCTAACTGCTCGGCTTGGCGCTGGCGCAGCAGCGTACGCATCTGTTCGGCGTCCAAAAGACCGGGGAGACCGAGATATGCCTGCTCCTCCTCCGATCCGCTTAAGGTCGCCGTGCCGTAG is a window encoding:
- the ppgK gene encoding polyphosphate--glucose phosphotransferase, yielding MSMTEDKAEQNLSFGVDIGGSGVKGAVVDLNTGELVTERFKILTPKPSTPDAVADVVRKLMDMAEWDGPVGVTVPAVVKDQKARSAANIDKSWIDTDMQELFKRHLGEREIAVLNDADAAGLAEVKYGEESAKEGAVLMLTFGTGIGSAMLCDGNLFPNSELGHLPHDKNGDVEWYASSAAKDREELSYKKWAARVDEVLHAYSALFSPKTFIVGGGISRKADKWVPLLTVEEEVIPAKLRNQAGIIGAAMAVQDGIKP
- a CDS encoding DUF3093 domain-containing protein encodes the protein MASDTRQEKLLYSEHQRVPLVWWLFAAGVVAIISWQAQMGRPMWAFYVGLVVSGALAVWALIYFSRTKVEVTEDNSGERWLYVGPAKLPASVVSRSLVIPPTAKRAAMGRQLDPAAYVVHKNWIPTMAMLVLDDPDDPTPYWLISTKEPQEVLEKLGRPIY
- a CDS encoding DUF308 domain-containing protein gives rise to the protein MAREDYIDLDKSNAQEDELQKIAPRKVSGLSLAALIVGILSIPAAMFPLIGIVVAAVAILVGIATVVIANRRGTQRSYAIIGLVLGVLAMAIAIFFTQVAMKSMEGCEDLRGTEFSDCVKNNQN
- a CDS encoding RNA polymerase sigma factor, whose protein sequence is MAANDSTTSSEDSTEGVVRKVAKKTAAKKTARKVAKKSTVAKKTTVRSTAAKAAETAAEPEEQASTPVKKAAKKTAKKAAKKTARKAAKKTAKKAAKKTAKKTTRKVAKKTAKKTTAKRGTKAAKAAEDVLEEDAAATSTDALSAKQDAPDNPTERDEFDDDADAPDDLDALEDMDEDDDLDGLDDLDDLEDDDDDIEDDDLEDDEDEDDDAEDEDEETDKNDGSFVWDEDESAALRQARKDAELTASADSVRAYLKQIGKVALLNAEQEVSLAKRIEAGLYAAYRLQEIKESGEKLSPMHRRDLREIDRDGRRAKNHLLEANLRLVVSLAKRYTGRGMAFLDLIQEGNLGLIRAVEKFDYVKGYKFSTYATWWIRQAITRAMADQARTIRIPVHMVEVINKLGRIQRELLQDLGREPTPEELAREMDITVDKVLEIQQYAREPISLDQTIGDEGDSQLGDFIEDSEAVVAVDAVSFTLLQDQLQDVLHTLSEREAGVVKLRFGLTDGMPRTLDEIGQVYGVTRERIRQIESKTMSKLRHPSRSQVLRDYLD
- a CDS encoding DUF4193 domain-containing protein, with amino-acid sequence MATDYDAPRRRSEDDIETDSLEGLKAAEKAEPSVSDTDDGEIVEPFDVPMADLSGEELSGSVIPRQSDEFTCSVCFLVQHRSCIAETVADGEYICKDCA
- a CDS encoding inositol monophosphatase family protein gives rise to the protein MIGAQGSQKIGLKNGKVEAMETKGSAELTTQAREVSKILQRARSEQALLRVFDEASTEREDGASPTIESSSPAVLEEIALEVALGAAALIRRRRGELADEHGHVGVVGTKTSEVDPVTEVDQASEKLIVEQLLQRVPGSRVLGEEGGLSSEHSAPGEVLWIVDPIDGTVNFLYGIPAYAVSIAAVVDGQPVAGVVVDVTAREAYVAHAGGPARRLKSDGAGADLLRVEPAEEETEAGKAPGNESDKALGKALIATGFSYLAKDRRRQAELLTRLLPKVRDIRRIGSAALDLCRVASGEVDAYFEHGLGPWDHAAGCLIAARAGAISVAPDYDVTKEAKALVLAVRPGVARELAELLVD